In one Siniperca chuatsi isolate FFG_IHB_CAS linkage group LG14, ASM2008510v1, whole genome shotgun sequence genomic region, the following are encoded:
- the zgc:171929 gene encoding putative transcription factor ovo-like protein 3: MPRSFLVKKKRGACGAWQWKEPEQLQWKEDTVVCENAKEQMSSSSDTQQPATLPQPVVTLGCGTAAGMRVPVPLAGSGGPGADTRPDWSILMLQGSLYHSSALTLVSRAKPRPRTSPCSGDFVCSVCHKIFPLQRMLTRHLKCHSLVKRHPCRFCGKGFNDTFDLKRHMRTHTGIRPYKCELCEKAFTQRCSLESHMRKIHGVHQQYAYRQRRSKIFVCEDCGYTSSRPDEYFLHVRQCHPGSPALRRYYRRQAHENSSFASADRKLNPYLLYSSPGYYM; encoded by the exons ATGCCACGGTCTTTCCTTGTGAAAAAGAAACGTGGGGCATGTGGAGCATGGCAATGGAAAGagccagaacagcttcagtggaAAGAAGACACAGTAG TGTGTGAAAATGCTAAAGAGCAGATGTCCTCCAGTTCTGACACCCAACAGCCTGCCACTTTACCTCAGCCAGTAGTCACCTTAGGATGTGGGACAGCAGCAGGAATGAGAGTGCCAGTACCTTTGGCAGGATCAGGAGGACCAGGGGCTGACACCAGGCCGGACTGGTCCATACTGATGCTCCAAGGCTCCCTCTACCATTCCAGTGCACTGACACTTGTCAGCAGAGCGAAA CCCCGTCCCCGTACTTCCCCCTGCTCAGGGGACTTTGTGTGCTCAGTGtgccacaagatattccctctgCAACGCATGTTGACTCGCCACTTGAAGTGCCACAGCCTGGTGAAGAGACATCCTTGTCGATTCTGTGGAAAAGGATTCAATGATACCTTTGACCTCAAGAGGCATATGCGAACACACACAG GTATCCGTCCCTACAAGTGTGAGCTGTGTGAAAAAGCCTTCACACAACGTTGCTCTCTGGAGTCCCATATGAGGAAGATTCACGGTGTTCACCAACAGTATGCCTACCGTCAGAGACGGTCCAAGATCTTTGTGTGTGAGGATTGTGGTTACACCTCAAGCCGCCCTGATGAGTACTTCCTCCATGTGAGACAGTGCCACCCCGGCAGTCCTGCCCTCCGCAGGTACTACCGCCGCCAGGCGCATGAGAACAGCAGCTTTGCATCAGCAGACCGTAAACTTAACCCCTATTTGCTGTACTCATCCCCTGGATACTACATGTAG